A region of the Prevotella melaninogenica genome:
CTGTTTAGTTGTTTTGTACGTTTATTTTCTCTCCCTTTCTACTATGTAATGTTAGTTAGTTGATTTACAGAAAACAGCACGTTACTGTCATCAGAAGAGGAATAAAGCGTAAGATTTTGAACGTATAGTTGCAAAGTTAACAAAAAGATACGATTTCAATAGTAGATGTTTAGAGTTTTTAGTATATTTGCAAGCAGAAATAATAAAAGGGAAGAAGTATAAACGAATTTTAATAATTTCGTATTACTGTTAACAACTTCCTTTTAGTAAGCTGCTAAAATAGCAACATCAATATACAAGAACAATATACAATCTCAAGATGCACGTATTAGATAAATTTCGGTATTGCCCAGTATGTGGAAGTAAACACTTCGTTGAACAGAATGAAAAGAGCAAACGCTGTGAGAGTTGTGGCTTTGAGTATTTCTTAAATCCAAGCTCTGCTGTTGCTGCATTCATTCTGAATGAGCAGGGAGAACTGCTTGTTACACGTAGAAAGTTTGAGCCAGGACGTGGAACGTTGGACCTTCCTGGTGGCTTCTGTGATATTGGAGAGACTATCGGTGAAGCATTAATACGCGAGGTGAAAGAAGAAACTAACCTCATTATCAAAGAGAAACGCTACTTCTGTTCACTTCCGAATAAGTATCGTTATAGTGATTTTGATGTTCCAACACTTGATGCATTCTTTGTCTGTAAGGTAGAGGATGAGGCAGCACTCAAGGCTGCTGACGATGTAGAAGAGGCTATATGGTTGCCTTTGTCAGAGGTTCACACAGAGCAGTTCGGGCTTCGTTCTATCCGTCAGGCACTATATGATTTTCTACAAATAGAGTCGAAAAACTTAAAAAAGTAGAAATTTTGCCTATTATATAAGGTGTAAGCAAAAAGTTTAAGTACTTTTGCGCCCTTGAAAAAATGTACAAGATTGATTATGCAAGAAAACTTGGTAATAGTAGAGAGTCCAGCAAAGGCTAAGACCATTGAGAAGTTTCTCGGTAAGGACTATAAGGTGATGTCATCTTATGGACATATCCGTGACTTGAAGAAAAAGGAACTTAGCATTGATCTCGACACGTTAAATCCTGACTACGAAATCCCTGATGAGAAGAAGAAAGTAGTCAGCGAACTGAAGAAGAGTGCAAAAGCTGCTGAGAAAGTTTGGTTAGCTTCCGATGAGGACCGTGAGGGAGAGGCTATCAGCTGGCACCTTTGTGAGGTGCTGGGATTGGACGAAGAGAAAACAAATCGTATTGTTTTCCACGAGATTACCAAGCCTGCTATATTGAAAGCTATCGAGTCACCACGTCGTTTGGACATGAATCTTGTAAACGCACAGCAGGCTCGTCGTGTACTCGACCGCTTGGTTGGTTTCCGTCTTTCACCAGTGTTGTGGCGTAAGGTGAAGCCTGCTTTGAGTGCAGGACGTGTGCAGAGCGTAGCTGTTAGACTGATTGTTGAGCGTGAGCGTGAGATACAGAACTTTAATTCAGAGCCTTACTACCGTTTGAATGCAGTCTTCGCTGTAACCAATGAAGACGGCTCAAAGAATGAGGTGAAGGCTGAATTGAGTAAGCGCTTCAAGACACACGAGGAAGCAATAGCGTTTCTTGAACTGTGTAAGACCTCAAAATTCAAGGTTTCATCGATTGCAAAGAAGCCTTTAAAACGTACTCCAGCTCCTCCATTTACTACCTCAACACTTCAGCAGGAAGCTGCAAGAAAGCTCGGATTTACCGTAAGTCAGACGATGATGGTTGCCCAGCGATTGTATGAGGCGGGTCGTATTACCTACATGCGTACCGATAGTGTGAATCTTTCAGCTTTGGCTATCAATACCTGTAAGGCAGAGATTGAACGACTCTATGGTGCAGATTACGGCAAAGTAAGAAAGTATCAGACACATAGCAAGGGTGCTCAGGAAGCGCACGAGGCTATTCGCCCTACGTATATCGACAATATTTCTATCGATGGTACAAGCCAAGAAAAGCGTTTGTATGACCTTATCTGGAAGCGTACTATTGCTTCACAGATGGCTGATGCACAGATGGAGAAGACTACAGTAAACATTTCTCTTGAGTCAGAGGATGGCAAGAGTACCACTGATTTGCAGTTTATTGCGAATGGAGAAGTAGTTGCTTTCGAGGGCTTCTTGAAGGTATATCACGAGTCAACTGACGATGAGGAAAATGGCGAGGAATTCTCACATGCACTACCTGTAATGCACGAAGGCGAAGAGTTAGAGCGTCGTGAAATCGTGTCAACAGAGCGTTATTCACAAGGTCCTAACCGCTATACGGAAGCAAGTCTTGTGCGTAAACTTGAAGAACTCGGTATTGGTCGTCCATCAACTTACGCCCCAACGATTTCAACAATTCAGCAACGTGAATATGTGCAGAAGGGAGATCGCAAGGGTGAAGAGCGAAAGTATGCTGTTGACTCATTGCTTGGATTGAAGATAACTTCTAAGACAAAGAAGGAGATGGCGGGTGCTGATAAGGGTAAGCTTATCCCAACCGACATCGGTATCGTTGTAAACGACTTCCTTATGGAAAACTTCCCTGATATCATGGACTACAACTTTACTGCTAAGGTTGAGCAGGAGTTCGATAAGATTGCAGAGGGAAAAGCAGAGTGGAATAAGGAAATGAAGACCTTTTACCAGAGCTTTGAACCAGAGGTGGAGAAGGTTATGAATGCCCGTTCTGAGCATAAGGCAGGTGAGCGCGAACTTGGTATTGACCCTGTTTCAGGTAAGCCTGTGTTTGTAAAGATTGGTCGTTTTGGGCCAGTGGTACAGATTGGTAGTGCTGACGATGAGGACAAACCACGCTTCTCACAGCTCCCTTCAGATAAGAGTATGGAAACCATTACCCTTGATGAGGCATTGGAGTTATTTAAGTTGCCACGCAATCTTGGACAGTTTGAGGGTACAGATGTAGTAATTGGTGCAGGTCGATTTGGTCCTTACGTGCTTCATGATAAGAAGTACACATCGCTGCCAAAGGAGGAAGACCCACTCACAATCAGTCTTGATGCAGCTATCAACCTTATCCAGAAGAAGCGTCTGCAGGATGCACAGCGTCATTTAAAGACCTTCGAAGAAGATGCTAAGATGGAGGTGATGAATGGTCGTTACGGTCCTTATATTGCTTATGATGGCAAGAAT
Encoded here:
- a CDS encoding NUDIX domain-containing protein produces the protein MHVLDKFRYCPVCGSKHFVEQNEKSKRCESCGFEYFLNPSSAVAAFILNEQGELLVTRRKFEPGRGTLDLPGGFCDIGETIGEALIREVKEETNLIIKEKRYFCSLPNKYRYSDFDVPTLDAFFVCKVEDEAALKAADDVEEAIWLPLSEVHTEQFGLRSIRQALYDFLQIESKNLKK
- the topA gene encoding type I DNA topoisomerase, which gives rise to MQENLVIVESPAKAKTIEKFLGKDYKVMSSYGHIRDLKKKELSIDLDTLNPDYEIPDEKKKVVSELKKSAKAAEKVWLASDEDREGEAISWHLCEVLGLDEEKTNRIVFHEITKPAILKAIESPRRLDMNLVNAQQARRVLDRLVGFRLSPVLWRKVKPALSAGRVQSVAVRLIVEREREIQNFNSEPYYRLNAVFAVTNEDGSKNEVKAELSKRFKTHEEAIAFLELCKTSKFKVSSIAKKPLKRTPAPPFTTSTLQQEAARKLGFTVSQTMMVAQRLYEAGRITYMRTDSVNLSALAINTCKAEIERLYGADYGKVRKYQTHSKGAQEAHEAIRPTYIDNISIDGTSQEKRLYDLIWKRTIASQMADAQMEKTTVNISLESEDGKSTTDLQFIANGEVVAFEGFLKVYHESTDDEENGEEFSHALPVMHEGEELERREIVSTERYSQGPNRYTEASLVRKLEELGIGRPSTYAPTISTIQQREYVQKGDRKGEERKYAVDSLLGLKITSKTKKEMAGADKGKLIPTDIGIVVNDFLMENFPDIMDYNFTAKVEQEFDKIAEGKAEWNKEMKTFYQSFEPEVEKVMNARSEHKAGERELGIDPVSGKPVFVKIGRFGPVVQIGSADDEDKPRFSQLPSDKSMETITLDEALELFKLPRNLGQFEGTDVVIGAGRFGPYVLHDKKYTSLPKEEDPLTISLDAAINLIQKKRLQDAQRHLKTFEEDAKMEVMNGRYGPYIAYDGKNYRMPKALHEKAAELTYEQCMDIVKNAPEPKRKK